In Labrys monachus, the genomic stretch ACGACATGCAGGACGTGCTGGGCTTCGCCGGCGAGGCCGGTCGGCCGGCGGGATCCGTTCCCCCCGGCGCGGTTCCTCCTTCCGCCGTCTGAGAGAGGGCGGGAGGAGCACGGCGCTTGTTCACACCAGGCCCGGGATGCGCCTTTCCTCGCGCGTTACGCATTCGACCAGGGCCGGACGCCCTTCCTCGATGGCGGCGATGGCGCGCCGGAAGGCCGGCACGAGGTCGCGCGGGGCCTCGACCCGTTCGGCGTGGCCGCCGAGCGCCCGCGCCACGCCGACATAATCGCCCGTCAGCCGATCGACGCCGAAGCGTTCGGAGGCCTGCGGCAGATATTGGCCATATCCGCCCATGATGCCGTTGCGGAACAGCACCACCATGATCGGCAACTGGTGGCGCGTCGCCGTCTCGAAGTCCATGCCGACCATGCCGAAGGCCGCCTCTCCCATGACGGCGATGCAGAGGTGGTCGGGCCGCGCCAGCCTCGCGCCGATCATCAGGCCGAGACCCGAGCCGAGCTGCGTGCTCTTGCCCCAGCCGACATAGCCGTGCGGGATCGGCGTCTTCCAGAACGGCAGCATCTGGTCGCGAGGATGGCCGGCGTCGTGGGTGGCGATGGTCTTCCTCAGGTCGACGGTGCGGGAAAGGTCGCGCAGCACGCGATAGGGCGACATCGGGCTGGCGTCGTCGTCGACCAGCGGTGCCCATTTCGCGGCAAAGGCGTGGTGGAGGGCGGCGATTTCCGCCGCGACCGGGCTTTGCGCCCGCTCCTCGGCGAGGCCCCGCCGGCTGCGCGCTTCCTCCAGCAACTGGCCAAGCACCGCCTTGGCGTCGGCGACGACCGCCATGTCGACCGGATAGTCCTTGCCGATGTCGGCGGGGGCGAGCGTCACCTGCGCCAGACGGCAGGCGGCCGGCAGGGGCGTGATGTAGAGCGAACGCGTGAAGCTCGTGCCGACGCCGAGGATGAAATCGGCCTTGCCGTAGAACGCGCCGATGGCGGAAGCGTAGGATTTGCCGCCCGTTCCGAGCGACAAGGGATGATCCTCCGGGAAGGCGCTCTTGCCGTTCAGCGTGGTGACCACCGGGATCTGCAGGAGCTCGGCAAGGGCAAGAAGCTCTTCGCATCCGTCGGCATAGAGCACGCCCTGGCCGGCGAGCAGGAGGGGACATTCGGCGGCGAGCAGCGCATCGAGCATGCGCCTGATGTCGACGGGGTCGGCGCAGGGCGAGGAACGCCGAGGGGGGACATAGGCGTCCGGATTCCAGGGCGCCGGCGCCTGCAGGATGTCGGTCGGCAGTTCGATCATCAGGGGGCCCGGCGTGCCGTTGCGGGCACGGGCGAAGGCGTTCTGGAAGAGCTGGGGCAGGGCATCGCCCCGCTCGCTGCGGACGGACCAGCCGGTCACATGGGCGAAGCTGCGCAGCGCCTCGAAATTCTGCGGAACGGCATTGCGTCCGAGCGGATGGCCGGTCGGCAGGAAGAGCAGGGGCGTGTTGTCGCTATAGGCCTGGGCGACGGCACCGAAGGCGCATTCGGCGCCCGGCCCATATTGCACCGTGACGGCGGCGAGGCGCCTGGCGCCGCTGACCCGGGTGAAGCCGTCCGCGATGTTGACCGCGATGCGTTCCGTGCGGGTGATCAGCGGCGGCATGCCGAGCGCGGCGGTGGTCTCGATCAGCTCGCTGTGCGGAAAGCCGATGATCCGTTCGACGCCCTCCCGCTTCAGGATTGCTGCTACGACTTCTGCGCCGTTCATGCCGGGCCTCCCCTCAACTCGTTGTCTCTACGCCAATCGATGTATTCGGCCAGGCGGACCGCGAGGGGCAGCGGCGTCCAGCCGAACTCCTCCTGCATCCGGCCGATGTGGTAGCCGCCCCAGCGGCCGGCCTCCCGCCCGGCATCGGGCAGCACATTGGCTTCGGCCGGATCGACCGACCATGCCGTGCCCGGCACCAGGTCGGCCGTCAGCGCCGCCAGCCGGGCCAGCGTCTCGGCCCGGCCGGAGGCGATGTTGTAGGCGTCATGGCGCAGCGCCTCGGCGTCGAGCAGCATGAGGAGGGCCGCCGCCACATCCGACACGCTGATCCAGTCGCCGACGCCCTCGGCGCTGCCGAGCCGGATCGCCTCGCCGGCGAGAGCCAGCGCCGTCACCTTGTTGGGCGCGCAGACGATGTGCCGCGACGCCAGCATGCGGTCCATCGGGCCATAGACGGCCGCCAGGCGCGCCACCACCACGGGGAGCCCGTAGAGTTCGGCGAAGCGCCGGGCCGTCAGTTCGGCCGCATGCTTGGAGATGGCATAGAGCGACCGCGGCGCGGCCGGACCGTCCTCGGCGATCGGCTCGCCCGCGCGCGGCGCTTCGCCATAGACGGCGCCCGTGCCGATGATCAGCAGGCGCCGGCAGGCCGGCAGGCCGCGGGCGAATTCGAGCACGCCGAGCGTGCCGCCGAGATTGACGTCGAGGACCCGGCCCGGCGCCTCGCGTTCGGGGTCGTGTTCCTTCCTTGCCTCGTCGATCCAGGGAAACGGCGTGAGCGCCGCGCCATGGACGATGCGGTCGATGCCGTGCCGGCGCGCTTCGTCGTGCCAGGCGCCGGGATCGAGGATGTCGGCGGCGATCCAGCGGATGCGGTCCTCGACGCCGGCGAAGAAGCGGCGCGCCGCCTCGTCCGGGCGGTCGCGGTCGAGGATCGTCACCCGCTCCTGCGGATGGCGATCGAGCCAGAGGCGCGCGAGATTGCTCATGACGAAGCCGTGGCCGCCGGTGACCAGCAGGCTCACGGCAGCGGCCTCGCCTTCGAGGGGACGAAGCGTCCGCGCCCGGGCATGCCGAGGATGCGGCCGTCATCGACGATCACCTCGCCGCGCGAGATCGTCGTCACCGGCCAGCCGCGGATGCGCATGCCTTCATAGGGCGTGTAGTCGACGCCGTCATGGAGCAGGGCGTGGGTGACCGTGATCTCGCGGTCCTGGTCCCAGATCACGAGATCGGCGTCGCCGCCGATCACGATCGATCCCTTGCGCGGCGCGAGGCCGTGCAGTTCGGCGGCGTTGGTGGAGGAGACGGCGATGAACTGGGCGAGGCTGATGCGGCCCTGCAGATATCCCTCGCTGAACAGAAGCGGCAGGCGCAGCTCCAGCCCGGGCAGGCCGTTGGCGATCTGATCGAAACGCGCGCCGCTTCCGTGACGCAGCTTGCCGTCGGGCCCGGCGAAGCGGTAGGGCGAATGATCGGAGGAATAGACCGCGAGGCTGCCCTGCGCCATGCCGTCCCACAGCGCGTCCTGGTCGGCCGTAGTGCGCATCGGCGGGCTGCACATGAATTTTGCGCCCTCCAGGCCCTCGCGGTCGAGATCCTCCTCGGTGAAGAGCAGATATTGCGGGCAGGTTTCGGCGTGGATGCGAACGCCGCGCCGCTGCGCCCGGGTGACTTCCTCCAGCCCTTCGCGGCTCGACACATGGACGATCAGCACTTCGGCGCCGGTCGCCTCCGCGAAGGAGGCGATGCGATGGATGGCCTCCCTTTCGGCGAGCACCGGCCTGGCCTCGGCATGGAAGCGGGGAGCGTGGCGACCGCGCTCGACGAGGTCCCGCGTGAGCATCGCGATGATGGCGTCATTCTCCGCATGCACCATGACGAGGGCGCCGTGCCGTGCCGCCACCTGCAGGATGTCGAGGATCTCGCCGTCGCCCAACCTGAAACCCTCATAGGTCGTGAAGATCTTGAGGGAGGCATAGCCGGCGCGAATGAGGCCCGGCAGGTCCTGGTCGAGCGTCTGGGCGCTGGCCGCCTGGATGGTGGGATGGATCGCATAATCGATCATCGCCTGGCCCTGGGCCCGCAGGCGATAGGCTGCCACGGTCGCCGCGAGGGGATCGGAGGGCCCCGCCATCGCGAACGGCACGATGGTGGTGTTGCCGCCGCAGGCGGCCGAGAGCGTGCCGCTTCGGAAGTCGTCGGCGCATACGGCGCCGTAGACCGGCTGGTCCATGTGGCAATGGGCGTCGACGCCGCCCGGCAGCACGAGGCGGCCGCGAGCGTCCACCATCTGCGCGGTGTCTTCCAGCCGTTCGGCGATGGCCTGGATGCAGCCGTCACGAATACCGAGATCCACCGTCGAGACGGCGTTGCCGGTGGCGACGAGGGCGTCGCGCACCACGAGATCGAAACGGGCGCCGGTCGTCATCAGGCTTCTCCGTCCTCGGCGAACCAGACGCCATGCTCATCCATATGGGCGAGCAGCAATTGCTTGGAATGCAGGATGTGGTCGCGCATCAATTGCTGGGCGGCCGCACCGTCGCGCGCCCGTATCGCGGCACGGATGGCGTCATGCTCGTCGACCTGCACGACCTTGGCCTCGCCCGAGAGGTCGATCTCGTGGCAGCAATAATTGCCCGGGAAGGAGGTCTCGAGGTCCCGGATCATGCGGACGAGACGTTCGTTGCCGGCACAGTCCTGGATGATGTGATGGAAGCCGCGGACCGCGACCGAAACGTCGATGCTGAGCCCGGGATCGCTGGCGGGCGGCGCATCCTTGCGGGAGCCGCGCCGGCGGCGCAGCGTGCCCATCGCCGCCGCCAGGGCCCGGTCCGTCTCGGTCGAAGCGCGCGCGCAGGCGCAGCGGGCCGCATAGCCCTCGAGCTCGGCCCGCAGATCGTAGACCTCGACGATCTCGTGCCGCGTCGGAACGCGGACGATGGTGCCGCGGTTGGGCACCATGGTGACCAGCTGCAGCGCCTGGAGCTTGCGCAGCGCTTCGCGCACCGGTGTGCGGCTGACGTTGAAGCGCCTGCACAATTCCTCCTGGCGCAGGCGCTCGCCCGGACGCAGCGTCCGGGCGACGATCGCGGCCTGCAGCCGGAAGGCGATCTCGTCGGCGAGGCTGGTGGTCTCAAGCGGCGCTTCCTCGACGGGCGCCTCGACGCGCGCCGTCTTGCGGGGCGCCCGGGCGCGGGCAAGCGGCTCCTCCGAGGGGCGTGGGACGCGGCGCGTCATGACGGCAACCCTTCGGTCGGAAACAGCGAAAGCCAGTAGCGGGCGATGTCGTTGCGGCGCATGAAGGCGGCTTCCGGCCGCGAGAGCACGGTCTCGAGGACGCCTTCGAGGGCCGCGGCCCGGTTCGGCTGCCCGCTCCAGCGGACATGGACGGCGATCGTCATCATGCGGCCGCCTTCCTCCTTCGCCTCACGGATCAGGAAGTCGAGATAACTGCGCACATTGTCGACGAAATCCTGCGGCGTGACATAGCCCGGGCTGACCAGATAGCGGCTGTCGTTCAGGGTTTTGGAGTAGGGCACCACCAGCAGGGAGCCCGCTTTCGTCGGCACGAAATAGGGCAGGTCGTCGTTGCAGGGATCCGAATCGTAGACGAAGCCGCCTTCCTCGACCAGGAGGTCGCGGGTATTGACGCTCGGGAAGGAGCGGCTGTTCCAGCCGATGGGACGCTCGCCGAGCAGGTCCTGGAACAGGGCTACGGCGCGGCCGATATGGTCGCGTTCCTCCTCGCGGCTCTGCGTCCATTGTTCGGTCCAGCGCAGCCCGTGCCCGAGAAGGTCGTGATCCGATTCGCGCAGCCAGGCCGCGACTTCGGGATTGCGCCGCAGCGCTTCCGCGCAGCCCGAAATGGTGGCGTCGACGCCATGCCGCTCCAGCAGGCGCGCGATGCGCCAGATGCCGATGCGGCTGCCATATTCGAAATGGGTCTCGGTGCCGAGATCGCGGACGCCCGCGGGTGCGGAGAGCGCATATTCGCCCCATCCGTCGCTGCGGGAATCGCCTTCGTAGAGTGAATATTCCGACCCTTCCTCGTAGCAGACGACGAGGTTGACCGCGACGAGGCGGCCGCCCGGCCATGTGACCCGCGGCGGCCGGCGGCCATAGCCGACGAAATCGCGTGGCGGACCGAGACGAGATTGTGAATTCATTGCAGGACCACTCCTGGCGCATCGCCCAGCCGGAGATCCGGGCGGGCGGTTGAGTCCGGCCCGGAGGCACGGACGGAATTTCTGGCGAGCTCCGCTGCCGGGATGTGGCAGCGGATGCCATGTCGGTCGCCCGCGCTGCGCCATGGTGGCTCGACGGTATCGCAGACCGGACCGAGCCGGCGCGGGCAACGTGTCTTGAACGGACAGCCGATACGACGCTCGGCCGGATCGGGCAAGGCCCCGGCGAGCGGCGTTCGCCGTCGCGCTGCGTTCGGATCCTCGGCCGCC encodes the following:
- a CDS encoding thiamine pyrophosphate-requiring protein, which gives rise to MNGAEVVAAILKREGVERIIGFPHSELIETTAALGMPPLITRTERIAVNIADGFTRVSGARRLAAVTVQYGPGAECAFGAVAQAYSDNTPLLFLPTGHPLGRNAVPQNFEALRSFAHVTGWSVRSERGDALPQLFQNAFARARNGTPGPLMIELPTDILQAPAPWNPDAYVPPRRSSPCADPVDIRRMLDALLAAECPLLLAGQGVLYADGCEELLALAELLQIPVVTTLNGKSAFPEDHPLSLGTGGKSYASAIGAFYGKADFILGVGTSFTRSLYITPLPAACRLAQVTLAPADIGKDYPVDMAVVADAKAVLGQLLEEARSRRGLAEERAQSPVAAEIAALHHAFAAKWAPLVDDDASPMSPYRVLRDLSRTVDLRKTIATHDAGHPRDQMLPFWKTPIPHGYVGWGKSTQLGSGLGLMIGARLARPDHLCIAVMGEAAFGMVGMDFETATRHQLPIMVVLFRNGIMGGYGQYLPQASERFGVDRLTGDYVGVARALGGHAERVEAPRDLVPAFRRAIAAIEEGRPALVECVTREERRIPGLV
- a CDS encoding NAD-dependent epimerase/dehydratase family protein; this translates as MSLLVTGGHGFVMSNLARLWLDRHPQERVTILDRDRPDEAARRFFAGVEDRIRWIAADILDPGAWHDEARRHGIDRIVHGAALTPFPWIDEARKEHDPEREAPGRVLDVNLGGTLGVLEFARGLPACRRLLIIGTGAVYGEAPRAGEPIAEDGPAAPRSLYAISKHAAELTARRFAELYGLPVVVARLAAVYGPMDRMLASRHIVCAPNKVTALALAGEAIRLGSAEGVGDWISVSDVAAALLMLLDAEALRHDAYNIASGRAETLARLAALTADLVPGTAWSVDPAEANVLPDAGREAGRWGGYHIGRMQEEFGWTPLPLAVRLAEYIDWRRDNELRGGPA
- the hydA gene encoding dihydropyrimidinase, with product MTTGARFDLVVRDALVATGNAVSTVDLGIRDGCIQAIAERLEDTAQMVDARGRLVLPGGVDAHCHMDQPVYGAVCADDFRSGTLSAACGGNTTIVPFAMAGPSDPLAATVAAYRLRAQGQAMIDYAIHPTIQAASAQTLDQDLPGLIRAGYASLKIFTTYEGFRLGDGEILDILQVAARHGALVMVHAENDAIIAMLTRDLVERGRHAPRFHAEARPVLAEREAIHRIASFAEATGAEVLIVHVSSREGLEEVTRAQRRGVRIHAETCPQYLLFTEEDLDREGLEGAKFMCSPPMRTTADQDALWDGMAQGSLAVYSSDHSPYRFAGPDGKLRHGSGARFDQIANGLPGLELRLPLLFSEGYLQGRISLAQFIAVSSTNAAELHGLAPRKGSIVIGGDADLVIWDQDREITVTHALLHDGVDYTPYEGMRIRGWPVTTISRGEVIVDDGRILGMPGRGRFVPSKARPLP
- a CDS encoding GntR family transcriptional regulator, whose amino-acid sequence is MTRRVPRPSEEPLARARAPRKTARVEAPVEEAPLETTSLADEIAFRLQAAIVARTLRPGERLRQEELCRRFNVSRTPVREALRKLQALQLVTMVPNRGTIVRVPTRHEIVEVYDLRAELEGYAARCACARASTETDRALAAAMGTLRRRRGSRKDAPPASDPGLSIDVSVAVRGFHHIIQDCAGNERLVRMIRDLETSFPGNYCCHEIDLSGEAKVVQVDEHDAIRAAIRARDGAAAQQLMRDHILHSKQLLLAHMDEHGVWFAEDGEA
- a CDS encoding polysaccharide deacetylase family protein, encoding MNSQSRLGPPRDFVGYGRRPPRVTWPGGRLVAVNLVVCYEEGSEYSLYEGDSRSDGWGEYALSAPAGVRDLGTETHFEYGSRIGIWRIARLLERHGVDATISGCAEALRRNPEVAAWLRESDHDLLGHGLRWTEQWTQSREEERDHIGRAVALFQDLLGERPIGWNSRSFPSVNTRDLLVEEGGFVYDSDPCNDDLPYFVPTKAGSLLVVPYSKTLNDSRYLVSPGYVTPQDFVDNVRSYLDFLIREAKEEGGRMMTIAVHVRWSGQPNRAAALEGVLETVLSRPEAAFMRRNDIARYWLSLFPTEGLPS